Part of the Vicugna pacos chromosome 3, VicPac4, whole genome shotgun sequence genome is shown below.
ACTTTACACCCAGATTCAACAGCATTCTTAATTTTGCTTTATCTATGCTTTGATGAAATGTCTATAAGTGAATTACACATACTGTGGCATTCCCTCTTACTACTTCAGTTTGTACCTCCAAATAATAACATCGTTTTGCATAACAATGCCGCCAAAAAATCACACAAATATTAGTAATACCCCTATTAATATAATATTTTGACCAAATAAGTGAAAAAGTAGAAGATAGGTGATTTCCCCGTGTCATTATAGCCACCAATAAAGATTGTTAAAGCAACTGTGAGGGAACATGAGAAATGATAATATATGCAACTACAGTACAACCTAAGACCTATTACAGATTGACAAAAAAGATCTGCAGTTTGCCAAGAGTAACAAAGATTATAagttcaaaataaattattttatttatcattgaatccAAAGCTAATCCTAAAGTTCTCTTTTTCCCCTGTATGCCTACCGGTGTCTTGGGCTGCAGGGTTAGGGATAATTGGCTTCAGGAACTTGAACTCGCTGGTCCCTGAATCTCCCGTCAGACACACCTCATACTGGTAGCTGTGGGACAGGGTCCCGGTGCCGCTGACGTCCACCAGGTGGCCCGGGAAGGGGCCCTCGGGCACCGAGCAGCGACCCGcccgcgccgccccgccccgcccgcacaGCCGCACCGCCACGAACACCAGCACCGAGAAGAGGAAGAGCGACGACACGGACGCCAAGGCCACCACCAGGTAGACGGTGAGCGCGTCGGCcggcgccgcggccgccgcctccgCTTCCGCTTCCGGGGGCGGCAGGTGGGGCTGCGAGAAGCCGTCCACCAGCAGCACGTGCAGCGTGACGCTGGCCGACAGCGGCGGCTGGCCGTTGTCCTTGACCAGCACCAGCAGCCTGTGCCTGGCCGCGTCGCGCTCGCTCAGCGGCCTGGCCGTGCGCACCTCGCCGTTGTGCGCCCACACGCCGAACAGCCCGGGCTCCGTGGCCTTGAGCAGCTGGTACGACAGCCAGGCGTTCTGGCCCGCGTCGCCGTCCACCGCCACCACCTTGGTCACCAGGTAGCCCGGCTCGGCCGCCCTGGGCAGCAGCTCGGTGCAGGGCGCCGAGGTGTTCTGCAGCGGGTACAGCACGAAGGGCGCGTTGTCGTTGTCGTCCTCCACGAGCACGCGCACCAGCGCCTGGCTGCTCAGCGGCGGCGAGCCGCGGTCGGCGGCGCCCACGCGGAACTCGAAGGCGCGCAGGGCCTCGTAGTCCAGGGACCGCAGGGCGAACAGGTGGCCGTTGTCGGCGTTGATGGACACGAGGGAGGCCAGGGGCACGTGCGGGTCGGCGGGCGGCAGCAGCGAGTAGGTGACCTGGGCGTTGGCGCCTGCGTCTGTGTCTGTGGCGCTGACGGTGCCGATGTGCAGCGCGGGGCTGTTGTTCTCGCGGACCCGCAGGGTGTAGGAGGCCTGGGTGAAGGCGGGGGCGTTGTCGTTGACGTCGGACACCAGCACGGTTATGTTGTGCTCCGTTTTCAGCCTTGGTGTCCCCATGTCTGTGACGGTGATGATGATGTTGTACTCAGCTTTTTCCTCTCTGTCTAGTGCTTTTTCTGAAACTAGAGTGTAAAAGTTCTTGAAGGTCGGTTTCAGAAAAAAAGGGAGGTCATCTTGAATAGAGCAAACGATCCTTCCATTTTCACCAGCATCTTGGTCTCGGACACTAAAAAGAGCCACAAGGATCTCTGAGGCGTTCTCtggaattatttttgtaattgatGACATGATCACTTCTGGTGGATTGTCATTTATATCTATTACTGTAACCAGAAGAGTGCATTCTTCCGAAAGACCCCCGCCATCTGTTGCCTGTATTTTTATCGTGTAGGACTGTATTACTTCAAAATCCAGGCGTGATCTCAAATGAACTTCCCCAGATACTGGATTGATTTCAAATGTTTTACGAGTATCTTCTGCTGCGTGCACAAATGTGTAAGATATTTTCCCATAATTTCCTGCATCCAAATCCTTAGCAGAGGTGGTGATAATCCAAGAGCCAACAGGTGTGTCCTCCAGGACCTGCACCTCATAGAGTCTCTGAGGAAACTCTGGGGCATTGTCATTGATGTCCAAGACTTTGATGAGAACCAAAGTTGTCCCAGACCTGGGTGGGGATCCACCATCCAGTGCTACAAGTGTTAATCTGAGCTCAGGCTCCTCCTCATGATCTAATGCTCTGTGCAGGACCAGTTCtgggtatatctttccatcttcaTTGTCTCGAATTTTAATGTAGAAATGAGAATTAGGGACAATTGTGTAGTTTTGGAGACCATTGCTTCCTACATCCAAATCTTGGGCACTCTCCATTTGGAATGTGGTTCCAGTAGTGGTACTTTCTGATATTTTAATAAGTATTTCCTTGTCAAGAAACGTAGGGGAGTGATCATTTATATCTTTGATATGCAGCTCAGCCCGAAAAAACTGTAAAGGGTTTTCCAGTACCATCTGAAAATGTAGCACACAGGGCTCCTTGGAGCCACACAGCTCTTCCCGGTCCAATTTCCCACTTAGGAGCAAATCCCCAGTTAGCAAATCGAGGTGCAAATGCTTTTCATTATCATCAGATACTACCCTGGCCTCCCGTGAGGAGAGCTCCTCCACCTCAAGCCCCAGATCCCTTGCCAAATTGGCCACAAAATAGCCAatttctgtttcctctgctacAGAATAGCGCACTAACTCAGGACCCGCCTGAGACAATCCCAGCAAAACAAAGAGAATCAAGACTTGCCTTTTCCATAGAACGAATGCCTCTCTGATCTCCATGGTTCTTTCAGGAAACCTCTTTTGTGGAAAAGTTTAAGTTCCGCTCTAATTTGCAAGCTgaagctctgattttttttttaagttggaaacTCCTGGAAGGTTACATTCTGTAGGTGAAGCTCTCTTCTCTGTCGGTTAGATGTTTTCTGTTCCCCTGAATAATGGAGCCCACAGTGTCATAGAAGCAGTTTTCATCCTATCCTGCAGCGCCACCATGTGTCTCTATGAaattttttcagtaattttttttctctttgaataaGTAATTCATAAATACATCtggagtattttaaagcaaattccagacaTCATGTATTTTTACATCTAAATACTTCACTAAGTATCTCTAATAGATAAggacttaaaaatatacattatatgcTATCACAATCAACAAATTTAGCAGTAATTCCTGGTTATAATTTATACTCAGTCTGTGTTTGGTATTCcccaaaatatttttgtttgtgtgaATCAGCATCCAGACAAGTTTCACACAGTGCAtttaattatcattattttgaaTGTCTGACAAGAAGAAATCATTAGCGTGTCCTGAAATGAGGAAATGATATTTTATTCAGGCCATTTCTTGAATAATAGCAAATATATTCTCCCCTACACTCTTGTAAATACTTGTAGATTTCAGTCAATTATAAGTAATGTCATTACTTTTTcacttgtatatttaaaaaaatacacacgtAAGGACATGACGTTGTCTTGATGGAGCTCACAGGCTAGAAAATTTGGCAGGCAAGTAATTAAAAAGTAACAATGTGTGCATAGGTAAATAGTCATATAGAAATACCTAGAAAGGATATCTTATACCTAGGAAGCAGCATTTCATAGTGGTTATGAACATGGATTCTGGATCCAAAATTTCTACATTAGAATCCTAGTTCTGCTACTCACTATCTTCAGTCTCAGGCAAATTATGTACCTCTGcctcctgatctgtaaaataggggtaaTAACAGTGCTTATCTACTAGGATTATTATCATAGGAATCTaatgagttaatatttacaaagtgGTTAGTAAGTGTTAGTTAAGTGTCTGTTAAGATAAACTAAATAAATCTAACCCACATTTTTGGACATCAGTGAAACCTTTCCTAAAGTAGTGAACTACAAGTTGTAACCTGAAGGAGCTATCCAGGAGAAGGAGTGTTCTAAACAGATTACTTTGGAACAGAGAGAAGTTAAGTATGCACTGAACTTTAAACCATGGAAagggagaattttaaaatgagactGGGGTAAAAAGAGTGAGGATGTAAACAATTGTATGGGTTATatcatgcattttaaaatttatcctaGAGGCAATTAAAATACAATGTAGGATTTTAAACATTTGATTAACATAACTgcaccttcatttttgaaaaatcaaaattgGTGGAAATATAGTTGAATCAGTTGCAGATGATGACTGGAATCAGAGAGACCAATTAGGAGATGATGTAGCCTGGATGAGGGTAATGCTAGTGTGGATGGAGAGAAGGATGATTAGAAAGACATTTaggagataaaaatatttaagacccAATAATAGATTGCATGGAgaggaaaagagtaaagactcAAGGACGATTAACACAACTCTAGGCTGGGTACTGGATGGTTAGTGTGTCATACACTAAGGCAGGGAATGCTGAAAAACCAACCAAGATTgaaatggaaaaagataaaattagttTGGGACATGAGGATATTAAGGTAAGTGCCTGTGGAatatatctatgtgtgtgtgtgtgtgcgtgagagcatgcacgtgtgtgtgtacatatataaccGAAACATAGGAAACAAATCTGGGGTGGAGATTTGGACTTCGGGATTCATCAGCATATACAAGCATACCTCAGAAATATTTTGGGTTCTGTTCCTGtatcactgcaataaagcaaatgtcCCAATAAGGTGAATCAcatttttgtttcccagtgcatataaaagttatatttacactatactgtagtctgttaagtgtgcaatagcattatgtctaaaaatacaATACACATACCTTAACTTAtgaatacttcattgctaaaaatgctaaccatcatctgagccttcagcacgTCATAATGGCTTTACTGGTGGAGGATCTTGCCtcagtgttgatggctgctgactgatcaggttAGTGGTTGCTGAAggatggggtggctgtggcaatttcttaaaataagacaataaaatTTGCTTCATCGATGGACTGTTCCTTTCATAaacaatttctctgtagcatgcaatgctgtttgttagcattttacccacagtagttctttcaaaattggagtcaatcctcgCAAACCCTATTGCTGCTTTATCAACctagtttatgtaatattctaaatccttagtTGTCATTTCAGtgatcttcaccaggagtagatttcatctcaagaaaccactttctttgctcatccgtaagaagcaactcctcatctttgaaagttttatcatgagattgcagcaattcagccACATCTCCAGGCTCtacttctagttctcttgctatttgcATCACATATGCAGTTACTTCCTTCCCTGAAGTCTTGAATCCCTCAAAGTCATGAGGGTtgaaatcaacttcttccaaacaaTTGTTAATCTTGATATTTTGATCTCTTTCCATGAATTGTGAacttcttaatggcatctagaatggtgaatcctctCTGAAAAATTTTCGACTGACTTTGCCCATTATAGAAATCACCATCTGTGGCAAGATATTACCttacaaaatacatttcttaaataACGAGACTTGAAATTCAAATGGCTCTTTGATCCATGGGTTGCAGAATGGATgcttgtgttagcaggcatgaaaacaatattaatctgtttgtacatctccatcagagctcttgggagACCAGATGCATTGTCAATGAGGAGTAATATTCTGTAAGGAACCATTTTTTTCctgagcagtagttctcaacagtgggcttaagtTCAGTAAACCATATTGTAGACAAATGTATTGTTGCCCAGGCTttgttattccatttatagagcacaagcAGAGTAGATTTCACATAATTCTTAAGGAAACTAAGATTTTCAGAATGGGAAATACGCATTGGCTTCAACTTcgagtcaccagctgcattaacAAGATAGTCACCCTGTCCTTtaaagctttgaagccaggcattgacttctctctaGCTGTGAAAATCCTGGATGGCATTTTTCCCAATATAAGGCTGTTTCATACACATTAAACATCTGTTATGTTTAGTCACCTTCATGAATTGTCTTAGCTAGAGCTTCTGGGTAACTtcctgcagcttctacatcagcacttgctggtTCACTATGCACTTTTATGTTCTGGAGATGGCTTCTtttcttaaacctcatgaaccaacctctgctagcttcatttttttttcctgctgttgcTTCCTCACTTCTCTCAGCTCTCAAAGAATggaagagagttagggccttgtTCTGGATTAAGCTTTGGCTTAAAGGAATGTTGTgtctggtttgatcttctattcAGACCATTAAAACTTTCTTAATATCAGCAATAAgactgtttcactttcttatcattcatgtGTTTACTGGtgtagcacttttaattttcttcaagaaCATGTCCTTTGTGTTCAAAACTTGGCTGTTTGGTGCAAGAAACCTAGCTTTCAGCCTGTCTCGTCTTTTAGCATGCCTTCTTCACTGgacttaatcatttctagcttttgatttaaagtgagagacacctgactttttgttttacttgaatACTAAAAGCAAATTGTAGAATTGTTAATTGGCTTATtgtcaatattgttgtgtctcagggaatagggaggcccaaagagagagagaggggtggggaaTGGCCAGTTTGTGGAGCAGTCAGAATACATGCAACATTTATCTGTTAAGTTCATTGTCTTATATAGGTGCAGTTCATGATGCCCAAAACCAATTAcgatagtaacatcaaagatcactgatcacaagaCAATATActataaaccttctagaagaaaatggacaaaacattctctgacataaatcttagtgatgttctcctagggcagtctacccaggcaatagaaataaaagcaaaaacaaacaaatgggaccttcttaaacttacaagcttttgcacagcaaagaaaactaaaaacaaaaagacaacctacagaatggaaaaagATTTGCAAGTGATTTGaccgacaagggcttaatttccagaatatacaaacagcttatatagcttaacaacaacaacaacaacaacaacaacaacaacaaccaatccaaaagtgggcagaagacctaaacaagcaattctccagtgaagacatacagatagccaacaggtgcatgaaaaaatgctcaatatcgctaattatcagagaaatacaaatcaaaactataatgaggtatcacctcataccagtcagaatggccatcattaaaaagtccacaaacaataaattcaggaaagagtgtggagaaaaggaaaccctcctgcactgttggtgggaatgcagtttggtgcagccattatggaaaacaggatggagattcctcaaaacattaaaatatagacttaccatatgatccagcagtcccactcctgggcatatatctggaggaaactaattcaaaaagatacatgcaccccaatgttcatagcagcactatttacaatagccaggacatggaaacaacctaaatgtccattgacaaatgattggataaagtagttgtggtatatgtatacaatggaatactactcagacataaaaaataataaaatactgccatttgctgcaacatggatggatctggagattgtccttctaagtaaagtaagccagaaagagaaagaaaaataacatatgatatcacttatatgtggaatctaaaaaaaaaagacacaaatgaacttatctacaaaacagaaacaatcacaaacatagaaaacaaacatatggttatgGGCAGGGAAAGgcctgggaagggataaattggaagtttaaGAATAGCagctactaactactatatataaaatagataaacaacaagtttatactgtatagcacagagaactatattcaatatctggtagtcacctataatgaaaaagtatacgaaaaggaatataggtatgtatatgtatgactgaaacattatgctgtacaccagagatcgacataacattgtaaactgactctacttaaatttaaaaagactaaaaaaatcactgatcacagatcaccataacaaatataataaaaatacccagtacctccatcaaaagtaaataaataaacctaattaccccatccagaatttaaaaaatacaataaaaatgaaaagcttgAAATaatgtgagaattaccaaaaagtgacacagagacacaaagtgagcaaatgctgttggaaaaatggtttTGATAGATTTATTCACTACAGGAGTGCCACAAACCTTTAATTTGTAAAACACCTTATCATttaagtgcaataaagcaaagtagTAATTGAAACCATGAAATCTCTAAGAGAACCAAGCAAAGTGTGTCAATTAAGAGTAAGAGAGGCTTAGCACAGAACTCTGAGAAACATCTTCATTTAGAGGAGAGGTAAGGAAGAATCTTTTAAAAGATAAGGAAAGCCCAGAGTTCAGAATCatgaaatcaaaaacaaacagcaTTTCCAGGAGATGAAGATCAACAGTAGAACAAAAGATCAAATGCTTCAGAAAactcaagaaaaagaagtatTAAAATGTCATTGGATTTAAGGAGATGGTCATCATGGAGGACTCTGATATATGCCTGCCAGAATCTGTTCTCCTTTTGTTTATAGTAATCAAACTTTTCCCAGGCATATGGTGACTCAGCCTCCCTTATAGTTAGGTGTGGCTAATTAAGTTCACACAGATTGTTAACAGAATTTTTGTTTGCCACTCCTGGGTCTGGAATGGAGGATGTCTGgatgtgtctcttccctcctagACAGCTAGAACCCAGATGTGGCAGTGACCGTGCTACAGGCATGTAGATTATGATATTGCACTAGGGAATGTAAGAGCAATTACTTGGAACGAAATTTGGCTCCAAAAGGACCGTGAGGAGCAAAGCTGCTCTATCTACCCAGTTATCAGTTACATTGTGGCCATTACAAGAAAGAGACACAATTTTATAAGCCACTGTGTCATTTTATCACTACTTATACAGAAATCTTTGATGAGCTTTACAATAGCAATTGTTAGTAGAGTGGTTATGATGAAAATTAGACTGTACTGGATTGAAAAGTGAGAGGGATAAGAAAGTAAAAATGGAATCCTTTTGAGAAATGCAGCTGTAAAAGAAGTAAATCAGTATCTGGAGGGTAATTTTGATTCAAGAGGGTTTTTTAAGCCTAGAGAAACATGAACTTATTTTAAATGCTGATTTGTAGTTTTGAGTAGAGAGGGAGAAAATTAAGATTCAAAAGAAAGGATATAATCAATGTGAAGCCCCTAGAAAGTGGTTAAAGATAGGATCCCACAAATATACTAAGGAATTGGACTTAGGTGGGAAGGACCTCAGCAGAGAAAATTATAGTACATATGCTATCAAGAGAACAGGTTTGGAGAGAGGAAATTGAGATAATTTCCATCTGATGGGTTATATTCTCTCTGTAAGGAAGTTCAAATGCTAGAAGGATATGTAAGTAGTAGAGTGAGAAGTTTAATGTAAGTAAGTTTGAAGTAGTTGCTATggagaataaaagagaaagctGATTATGAAAATGTAAAAGGATTTCTTGACTGTGAAAGCCCAAATAAGTTTGGATGTGATAAACTTAGTGGCAATAGTATTGATAATTTTCTAAGTTTTGTTTTATGGAGTGCAGCTTCCCAGGTGTAAGAGAAGAGGAAGGTGATAATTATATTCATTTCACGTGGAGTTTCATCAGGTGATGAAGGAAATCCTTTAGAGAAGGAACACTGAACAGTATTGAGAATATGAGTATGTGAGTGATTGGGAGTGGTAAAACAGGGAATCAGCTAGAtgggaaggaaattaaaacaggagGGAGCTGATAGGTAGTAGCAGCAGCATGGAATGGAGGTCTTGATAAGGTCAAGACAAGATGTGATAGGAGTAAAAAGATGAGAGGGTTAAAGGCATAGAAGGTTGTGTTCTTAGAGGGAGATATTTGAAATTGTTCCATAGACTGAACAGTTCTGGGTGGTGAAAAAGTACAGCATGACTGAACTGGAACAGAGGTCAGAGAGTCCATGTTAGGTTAATCACTGGATGCAGGAGTGGTAGAGAGACTTGAGGTAGAAGGGAGATGAGAACAATGTGTTTGTAAGTGAAAAATGTCCTTATGTCCTTTCTTTCCCATGCTCTTGGCAAATTCCAACCTAAATTGTTATTTAGTTCTTATTGGTAATGGTTTTCAAGAAAATCCACTCTGGGAGGCTGGGcagtctcttgcatttccattTGACAAGTGACCTTTTCCCATTGGACCACCTACAGTCCTTTAATATAAAATTGGCTGATATAATTTGATTCCTATGTACTGGTTTAAATTTAACTATAAATGAGGTATTTTATGCATAAGAGTAAAATTTGTTTTTAGCAATACATTTTAAGAGAACTGGTTAGTTACTTGTATCTGGGCATCTGAGCTCTTGAAGGCCTGGCCACTCTCTGTTAGAGTCAGGAAACACATAGTTCATTCCATAATTAGACAAGTCCTCCTGTTCAGATAGCTGGAAAAACTCAA
Proteins encoded:
- the LOC116277098 gene encoding protocadherin beta-14-like — translated: MEIREAFVLWKRQVLILFVLLGLSQAGPELVRYSVAEETEIGYFVANLARDLGLEVEELSSREARVVSDDNEKHLHLDLLTGDLLLSGKLDREELCGSKEPCVLHFQMVLENPLQFFRAELHIKDINDHSPTFLDKEILIKISESTTTGTTFQMESAQDLDVGSNGLQNYTIVPNSHFYIKIRDNEDGKIYPELVLHRALDHEEEPELRLTLVALDGGSPPRSGTTLVLIKVLDINDNAPEFPQRLYEVQVLEDTPVGSWIITTSAKDLDAGNYGKISYTFVHAAEDTRKTFEINPVSGEVHLRSRLDFEVIQSYTIKIQATDGGGLSEECTLLVTVIDINDNPPEVIMSSITKIIPENASEILVALFSVRDQDAGENGRIVCSIQDDLPFFLKPTFKNFYTLVSEKALDREEKAEYNIIITVTDMGTPRLKTEHNITVLVSDVNDNAPAFTQASYTLRVRENNSPALHIGTVSATDTDAGANAQVTYSLLPPADPHVPLASLVSINADNGHLFALRSLDYEALRAFEFRVGAADRGSPPLSSQALVRVLVEDDNDNAPFVLYPLQNTSAPCTELLPRAAEPGYLVTKVVAVDGDAGQNAWLSYQLLKATEPGLFGVWAHNGEVRTARPLSERDAARHRLLVLVKDNGQPPLSASVTLHVLLVDGFSQPHLPPPEAEAEAAAAAPADALTVYLVVALASVSSLFLFSVLVFVAVRLCGRGGAARAGRCSVPEGPFPGHLVDVSGTGTLSHSYQYEVCLTGDSGTSEFKFLKPIIPNPAAQDTGRHTGEKENFRISFGFNDK